CGAGGAGCACATGTCCGCCGAGAGCACGCCGGAGCCCGGCATACCGGGTGCGTCCGGCACCACCGGCCCGCGCCACCGCGCCAAGGGCCGCCGCCGCAAGCCCCGTGGAAAGCGCAAAGGCGTCCTGATCATGGCGTGGACCGCCGCGGGCATCGTCGTGCTGGGCGGCACCGGAGCCGGATACCTGTACTTCAAGCTCAACGGCAACATCAAGAGCGTCGACATCGACTCGGCGCTCGGCACCGACCGCCCCACCAAGGTCGACAACGGCTCCGAGAACATCCTCGTGCTCGGCTCCGACACCCGCGCAGGCAACAACAAGAAGCTCGGCGGCGGCGTCGACGACGGCAGCGCCCGCTCCGACACCGCGATGATCGTGCACGTCTACAAGGGCCACAAGAAGGCCAGCGTGGTCTCCATCCCGCGCGACACCATCATCGACCGCCCCGAGTGCACCGACACCAAGGGCGACACGCACGACGCGGCGGACGGCGTGATGTTCAACTCCGCGTACTCCACCGGCGGCGCGGCCTGCGCGGTGAAGACCGTCGAGTCCATGAGCGGCATCCGCATGGACCACTACCTCGAGGTCGACTTCAGCGGCTTCGAGAAGCTCATCGACGAGCTCGGCGGCGTCAAGGTCACCACCACCAAGAACATCGACGACCCCGACAGCCACCTGAA
The nucleotide sequence above comes from Streptomyces sp. NL15-2K. Encoded proteins:
- a CDS encoding LCP family protein, with translation MSAESTPEPGIPGASGTTGPRHRAKGRRRKPRGKRKGVLIMAWTAAGIVVLGGTGAGYLYFKLNGNIKSVDIDSALGTDRPTKVDNGSENILVLGSDTRAGNNKKLGGGVDDGSARSDTAMIVHVYKGHKKASVVSIPRDTIIDRPECTDTKGDTHDAADGVMFNSAYSTGGAACAVKTVESMSGIRMDHYLEVDFSGFEKLIDELGGVKVTTTKNIDDPDSHLNLKAGTHTLTGDQALGLVRTRHGVGDGSDLGRIQLQQAFIKALINQVKSINLFGSGTKLYDLANTATKAVTTDSDLGSVNKLMSFANGLKGISSSNMHMVTMPVQYDPADPNRVIVEEAKAKQVWTALEDDKAIPKSATEGTATGEAKGVVSTP